A region from the Salvia splendens isolate huo1 chromosome 15, SspV2, whole genome shotgun sequence genome encodes:
- the LOC121769310 gene encoding class I heat shock protein-like — protein MSLIPSFFGRRSSDPFSLDLWDPFRDLGVGSGSETSQFAATRVDWKETPEAHVFKADVPGLKKEEVKVEVEEGNVLQISGERSREKEEKNDTWHRVERSSGKFLRRFRLPENAKADQVKASMENGVLTVTVPKEEVKKSQVKAIDISG, from the coding sequence ATGTCTCTCATTCCCAGCTTCTTCGGCCGCCGCAGCTCCGATCCTTTCTCCCTTGATCTGTGGGACCCTTTCCGCGACTTGGGCGTGGGGTCCGGCAGCGAGACGTCCCAGTTCGCGGCGACTCGCGTGGACTGGAAGGAGACGCCGGAGGCCCACGTGTTCAAGGCCGACGTGCCCGGCCTCAAGAAGGAGGAGGTCAAAGTAGAGGTGGAGGAAGGGAATGTCCTCCAGATCAGCGGTGAGCGCAGCCGTGAGAAGGAGGAGAAGAATGACACCTGGCACCGCGTCGAGCGGAGCTCTGGCAAATTCCTCCGGCGCTTCCGCCTTCCGGAGAACGCTAAGGCTGATCAGGTTAAGGCGAGTATGGAGAATGGGGTGCTGACCGTGACGGTGCCTAAGGAGGAAGTGAAGAAGTCTCAGGTCAAAGCCATTGATATATCTGGCTGA